The following coding sequences are from one Bufo bufo chromosome 2, aBufBuf1.1, whole genome shotgun sequence window:
- the LOC120989780 gene encoding cell wall protein IFF6-like → MKTAVFIFCLIGMAYTRPSSSESHSKSISDSLPDSSSSSSSEERFSTAPTVNVATVQSIITEDFARGDSLRRRRAVRTSSESSHQDTNSIESISDSASSSEEVSVAPTPGGTTPLQTRDNSLRRRRSLDQVAHGSSSSHHSEESVTTESTSRQSQPSESSEEDSHEQSTKKNLLQEILGTTTPDPDTSEESSEEKTTPVFEP, encoded by the exons ATGAAAACTGCTGTGTTCATCTTCTGCCTTATAGGCATGGCCTACACAAGACCT TCCTCAAGTGAGAGCCACAGCAAGTCTATATCAGATTCACTTCCAGAttcctcttcatcatcatcatcagaagaaAGATTTAGTACTGCCCCAACTGTAAATGTGGCAACAGTTCAGTCTATCATTACAGAAGATTTTGCAAGAGGAGATAGCCTGCGCCGTAGACGTGCAGTTAGAACG TCTTCAGAATCTTCACACCAG GACACAAACTCCATTGAAAGTATATCTGATTCAGCCTCTTCATCAGAAGAAGTCAGCGTTGCACCAACTCCTGGGGGAACAACACCTCTACAGACAAGGGATAACTCACTTCGCCGTAGACGTTCTCTTGATCAG GTTGCACATGGAAGTTCCTCCTCACATCATTCTGAGGAGAGTGTAACCACTGAGAGCACAAGTCGCCAGTCCCAACCATCTGAGAGTTCAGAAGAAGACAGCCATGAGCAAAGTACCAAGAAGAATCTACTACAAGAAATCCTTGGTACAACTACACCAGATCCAGACACATCTGAAGAGAGCTCAGAGGAAAAGACAACTCCCGTATTCGAGCCCTAA